CTATGAAAGAAAGGAGCCTTAATCGTGACTCGGAAAAAGTTCACTGCTGAAGACAAAGTATCCATCTTAAAAGAATATTTTGAAAAGCAACTCTCAGTTGCTGATGTTTGTGAAAAATATCGCATCCATCCGAACCAGTTCTATAAATGGAAAAAAGAACTGTTTGAAGGCGCTGTTGACACATTCAGCACCAAACGCGGCCGCAAAAAGAAATCGCCGACTGACGATCTCGAATCCAAGCTCAAGGATCGCAACGAGGTTATTGCCGAGCTTTTGGAGGAGAACCTGAAATTAAAAAAGCTCAATGGGGAACTCTGAATCGCCGTCGAGTTCCCCGACAGCTGCGCAATGAGATTTTGGACTATATTGCGTATTGGCGACCTAAAACTCAGCATAAACTGGGGCCGATGTTGTCCATACTCGAGATCCGGCCGAGTAAATACTACAATTGGCAAAAACGCCGGCATCTTGAAACCCGGCACAACGGCCATATCCCAAAGCTCCACTGGCTGTTGGACTGGGAGGTTGATGCCATTGTCGCCTATCGTCAGGCTCATATGGAAGAAGGCTATCGCCGTTTGACCTATATGATGCTTGACGAGGATATTGTTGCCGTCAGTCCGTCGTCGGTGTATCGCGTTTTGAAAAGACATAACCTGCTGCTGACGGCGTGGCGGCATGAAAAAGCCAAAGGCAGCGGCTTTCATCAGCCGAGCCGCCCGCATCACCATTGGCATTTGGATATATCGTACATCAATTTCAAAGGCACTTTTGTTTTTCTGGCCGCTTTAATCGACGGCTATTCCAGATTCATCGTTCATTTTGAAATAAAGCTCTCATTTGAAGCGCTTGATATTGAGATTATGATGGAGCGCGCCCGTGCACACTATCCGAATGAAGAACCGGTTCTCATCACCGATAACGGCCCACAATTCATCGCCAAAGAGTTTGGGCGCTATCTTCAGGAGGTCGGCATCACGCATCGGCGGACTCGGTTTTACTATCCGCAATCAAACGGCAAAATAGAGCGTTTTTTTCAGACCTGTAAAAATGAAGCGGTCAGGCGGCAAAGTTATTTGAGTGTCGATGATTTAATTGAACAGGTTGGGAATTATATCCATGCTTACAATACGATCAGGCTGCATTCGTCGCTTGGCTACATCACGCCCAACGACATGCTGCTTGGACGCCAGGCTGCCATTTTTGAACAGCGTCGTGAAAAGTTGAAACAAGCACAGGAGAATCGAAAACGTCAAAGAACAGAACAATTCATTTTTTCCAAACCGACAAAAGTTTTTACGCGGAGTGAGGAACAAAGTCAAGGCCGTGCCCGCGTTTTGTACGGGCACGCCGCAGGGCAGCCTTGACTTTGTCCGCAACGCAGCGTATCTTTTGTTGTCGGGTTGGAAAAATCAACAAATGTATCACCACCTTAATTAAATGACAGAAATTCCATTTTCGGGTGAACCAAGACAATCCTTAAAGGGAAAATTGCAGAAGGATATGTGAAAAAGGGTATATACGACGCTATATTGGTTGATGAGGGCCAAGACTTCGCTACGGAATGGATGCAAGGCCTATCCCAACTCCTTAATGAGAGGTCAGATAGTTTGCTTTTCTGCTATGATCCTGCCCAGAATGTTTTTGGAAGAAAGAAACCTAATTGGAAAACTGCCGGCTTTAAAGTCCAAGGCAAAAAACCTACTGAATTAAAAAAGAGCTATAGGAATACAGTTGAGATACTTCAAGTAGCGACGAGATTTTGTAAATTAGAAGAGCGAGTAGCTCAAGAACAAAAAACAGACAATCCGATAGATATCACATTATTTCCTGACCCACTTCCTCGGCATGGGAAACTGCCAATTC
This Gammaproteobacteria bacterium DNA region includes the following protein-coding sequences:
- a CDS encoding DNA helicase II, whose product is MKKGIYDAILVDEGQDFATEWMQGLSQLLNERSDSLLFCYDPAQNVFGRKKPNWKTAGFKVQGKKPTELKKSYRNTVEILQVATRFCKLEERVAQEQKTDNPIDITLFPDPLPRHGKLPI
- a CDS encoding IS3 family transposase; this translates as MLSILEIRPSKYYNWQKRRHLETRHNGHIPKLHWLLDWEVDAIVAYRQAHMEEGYRRLTYMMLDEDIVAVSPSSVYRVLKRHNLLLTAWRHEKAKGSGFHQPSRPHHHWHLDISYINFKGTFVFLAALIDGYSRFIVHFEIKLSFEALDIEIMMERARAHYPNEEPVLITDNGPQFIAKEFGRYLQEVGITHRRTRFYYPQSNGKIERFFQTCKNEAVRRQSYLSVDDLIEQVGNYIHAYNTIRLHSSLGYITPNDMLLGRQAAIFEQRREKLKQAQENRKRQRTEQFIFSKPTKVFTRSEEQSQGRARVLYGHAAGQP
- a CDS encoding transposase, translated to MVTRKKFTAEDKVSILKEYFEKQLSVADVCEKYRIHPNQFYKWKKELFEGAVDTFSTKRGRKKKSPTDDLESKLKDRNEVIAELLEENLKLKKLNGEL